A window of the Saccharomyces eubayanus strain FM1318 chromosome II, whole genome shotgun sequence genome harbors these coding sequences:
- the RAD28 gene encoding Rad28p — protein MDLFLQYRLGDISFDEFHRRTIQNEFERILEEPSLNLKNYCFNRRSIHDTGKSTHLNIGVSCLDIDNTGQVLLGGGDDGSLSVWGLDESSHQNDEGQQELINKRLNFIKRQPHQNDSEHTQTPYHEDKKQRLHDSNATRLVHSFQTQRNKYRMYRQSTATDSGSRSHMTSANNGCAGVRNTSLSETDAEDVISHHRYGITTLKWYRTDNGMFFTGSNDKTVKLWDTNRFEAVQNINLGYKINQIDNNIADSSSLLVVASEDYYPRLIDLRTMNSGITTLGMGNKTRMQSEILCCKFNPVREQIIACGDMQGGIKLWDLRMRNKLYLQLKRNKKGLDIIGNNNDSGDDVYFSSNESNAHLKCCCDIVWNNEGSELCSTGADGKLIIWRPFTEILRKDDITSYKQLGPQDLNRIKYKKRLSQRLLWFDKFLLCITDNGEIQIYNTEEGKLWNKLEYPMGHNQVKRSLASHCQFSSMALQTNMMNSVGLRLFLGTNSNTVSDGGSIFECS, from the coding sequence ATGGATCTATTTTTGCAATACAGACTGGGCGACATTtcatttgatgaatttcACAGAAGAACAATTCAAAACGAGTTTGAAAGGATTCTCGAAGAGCCCTCGTTAAACTTAAAAAACTACTGTTTCAATAGACGGTCCATTCATGATACAGGCAAGAGCACTCACTTAAATATAGGCGTTAGCTGTCTTGATATTGATAACACCGGTCAAGTGTTATTAGGAGGTGGTGATGACGGATCACTTTCAGTATGGGGTTTAGATGAATCATCTCATCAGAACGATGAAGGTCAACAAGAACTAATCAACAAAAGACTAAATTTCATCAAACGACAGCCTCACCAAAATGATAGTGAACACACTCAAACACCGTATCATGAGgataaaaaacaacgaTTACATGATTCTAATGCTACAAGATTAGTTCACAGTTTCCAAAcacaaagaaacaaatacCGAATGTATAGACAAAGTACTGCAACAGATTCGGGTTCAAGGTCACATATGACAAGTGCAAATAACGGCTGCGCAGGCGTTAGAAACACTTCACTATCAGAAACTGATGCAGAAGATGTAATATCGCATCATAGGTATGGAATTACTACTTTGAAATGGTACAGAACGGACAATGGCATGTTTTTCACAGGATCTAATGATAAGACTGTCAAACTATGGGACACAAATAGGTTTGAGGCagttcaaaatataaatttaGGGTACAAAATAAACCAAATTGACAATAACATTGCTGATAGTAGTTCTTTGCTTGTCGTAGCAAGTGAAGACTATTACCCAAGACTGATCGATTTAAGAACCATGAATTCAGGTATCACCACACTTGGAATGGGAAACAAGACACGAATGCAGTCCGAAATCTTATGCTGTAAGTTTAACCCAGTGAGAGAACAGATCATTGCATGTGGCGACATGCAGGGCGGAATAAAATTATGGGATTTAAGGATGAGGAATAAGTTATATTTGcaactgaaaagaaataaaaaaggaCTAGACATTATAGGAAACAATAATGACAGTGGAGATGATGTGTATTTTAGTTCCAACGAATCGAACGCTCATTTGAAATGCTGTTGTGACATTGTATGGAATAACGAAGGCTCGGAATTATGTTCTACTGGTGCGGATGGAAAATTGATTATTTGGAGACCGTTTACTGAGATACTACGAAAAGACGATATTACGAGTTATAAGCAGTTAGGACCGCAGGATCTGAACCGTATCAAATACAAGAAGAGACTTTCACAAAGATTGCTCTGGTTTGACAAGTTCTTACTGTGCATCACTGATAATGGGGAAATACAAATATACAACACAGAGGAAGGAAAACTATGGAACAAACTTGAATACCCAATGGGGCATAATCAAGTAAAGAGAAGTTTGGCCTCGCATTGCCAATTTAGTTCCATGGCCTTACAGACAAATATGATGAACTCTGTTGGTCTCAGACTGTTCTTGGGAACTAACAGCAACACTGTCAGTGATGGAGGGTCCATTTTTGAGTGTTCCTGA
- the MIX14 gene encoding Mix14p, which produces MSDVLDEIVIEDVVANCPQEFLQYHKCIRDNEDNPGKCQDGRLTLSTCIREKVPSVKSIMSECSEPMKKYDQCIRDNMGSRTINENCLGFLQDLRKCAELQVENKNIKPTINGTSLELIKK; this is translated from the coding sequence ATGTCTGACGTTTTAGACGAGATTGTAATAGAAGACGTTGTGGCAAATTGCCCACAGGAGTTTTTGCAGTATCACAAGTGTATAAGGGATAATGAGGATAATCCTGGGAAATGCCAAGATGGAAGATTGACGCTATCGACGTGTATCAGAGAGAAAGTGCCCAGTGTGAAAAGTATCATGAGTGAATGTAGTGAgccaatgaagaaatacGACCAGTGTATTCGCGATAATATGGGAAGTAGAACAATTAATGAGAATTGCTTAGGTTTCTTACAAGATTTAAGGAAATGTGCAGAATTGCAagttgaaaacaaaaacatcaaGCCTACGATTAACGGAACGAGCTTGGAATTaattaagaaataa
- the PST2 gene encoding flavodoxin-like fold family protein has translation MPRVAIIIYTLYGHVAATAEAEKKGIEAAGGSADIYQVEETLSPEVVKALGGAPKPDYPIATQDTLTEYDAFLFGIPTRFGNFPAQWKAFWDRTGGLWAKGALHGKVAGCFVSTGTGGGNEATIMNSLSTLAHHGIIFVPLGYKNVFAELTNMDEVHGGSPWGAGTIAGSDGSRSPSALELQVHETQGKTFYETIAKF, from the coding sequence ATGCCAAGAGTCGCTATTATCATCTACACGCTATATGGCCACGTCGCTGCCACTGCCgaagctgaaaagaagggTATCGAAGCTGCTGGTGGGTCTGCAGACATCTACCAAGTCGAAGAAACTTTGTCGCCAGAAGTTGTCAAGGCCCTCGGCGGAGCCCCAAAGCCAGACTACCCAATTGCCACCCAGGACACTTTGACCGAATACGATGCCTTCCTGTTTGGTATCCCAACCAGATTTGGTAACTTCCCCGCTCAATGGAAGGCATTCTGGGACCGTACCGGTGGGTTATGGGCTAAAGGGGCTCTACACGGTAAAGTCGCTGGCTGTTTCGTCTCCACCGGGACCGGTGGTGGTAATGAAGCCACTATTATGAACTCTCTATCCACTTTGGCTCATCACGGTATCATCTTTGTCCCATTGGGTTACAAGAATGTTTTCGCCGAATTAACCAACATGGACGAAGTCCATGGGGGTTCTCCCTGGGGTGCTGGTACCATCGCTGGCAGTGACGGTTCAAGATCTCCTTCCGCTTTGGAATTACAGGTACACGAAACCCAAGGTAAGACTTTTTACGAAACTATTGCTAAATTCTAA
- the MRH1 gene encoding Mrh1p, with protein sequence MSTFETLIKRGGNEAIKLNPPTGADFHITSRGSDWFWTCFCCYLLFGLILTALMFRKPVNDRFFYYTGIAPNIFMCVAYFTMASNLGWIAVKAKYNHVQTSTQKEHPGYRQIFYARYVGWFLAMPWPIIQVCLLGHTPVWQIAFNVCITEFFTVCWLIAGCVHSTYKWGYYTIGLGAAIVVCISVMTTTYNLVKQKGDNNIRIVFLTIFSIIMFMWIIAYPTCFGITDGGNVLQPDSAGIFFGIIDLIVMCFIPTLFVPIASNFGAERLGYHFGDDASESHVGSFTPRPVASPKPAATPKLGEKKDKKKSKKSKKSKKSKKSEE encoded by the coding sequence atgtcTACCTTTGAAACTTTAATTAAAAGAGGTGGTAACGAAGCCATCAAACTTAACCCTCCAACCGGTGCTGATTTCCACATCACCAGTCGTGGTTCCGATTGGTTTTGGACATGTTTCTGTTGTTACTTATTGTTCGGCCTAATTTTAACCGCCTTAATGTTCAGAAAACCCGTTAACGACAGATTCTTCTACTACACCGGTATTGCtccaaatattttcatGTGTGTAGCTTACTTCACCATGGCCTCTAACTTGGGTTGGATTGCGGTTAAGGCTAAATACAATCATGTTCAAACTTCTACCCAAAAGGAACATCCAGGTTACAGACAAATTTTCTACGCTAGATATGTCGGTTGGTTTTTAGCTATGCCATGGCCTATTATTCAAGTCTGTTTGCTAGGACATACTCCAGTATGGCAAATTGCTTTCAATGTTTGTATCACTGAATTCTTCACTGTTTGTTGGTTAATTGCCGGTTGTGTTCACTCCACTTACAAATGGGGTTACTACACCATCGGTCTTGGAGCTGCCATTGTCGTATGTATCAGTGTTATGACTACTACTTACAACTTGGTGAAGCAAAAGGGGGATAACAATATTAGAATCGTCTTCCTCACTATCTTCAGCATCATTATGTTCATGTGGATCATCGCTTACCCAACCTGTTTCGGTATTACTGACGGTGGTAACGTTTTGCAACCTGATTCTGCCGGTATCTTTTTCGGTATCATCGATCTAATTGTTATGTGTTTCATCCCAACCTTATTTGTTCCAATTGCTTCTAACTTTGGTGCTGAAAGATTGGGCTACCACTTCGGTGATGACGCTTCTGAATCACACGTGGGGTCTTTCACTCCTAGACCAGTTGCTAGTCCAAAACCAGCTGCCACTCCAAAGTTAGGTGAAAAGAAGGACAAAAAGAAGTCcaagaagagcaagaaatCTAAGAAGTCTAAGAAGTCTGAGGAATAG
- the LYS14 gene encoding Lys14p gives MFEPVNMDESSPQDKELAKFLSPPGSYLSPASLDSSSSFTNGGERYNTSASCFEPKSNLPSLSFLNARAGSLGTVFNHRQMTSPLNSNTRSETFDSSANSNNSSDSNENTGYPASSQQSDDGRSSLTPNAAVTSTVRDKKGNTVKRKYSRNGCSECKRRRMKCDETKPTCWQCARLNRECVYVLNPKNKKRRTSNTNRIKESRKHNSIHDDDHPHGPHKRQHQSSKPEKKSLRPNLDDDSTDTKQIIDSSKTVPLNEIESLEIPNLDPTTTMNGYDVNLLMQNLNDMVNMKLHDSFLLNEELKELDLPDLDIPELLPAPNSNSTVPISFLVNNVITFNTKLNSFKLGGIHDKYLKIFYYDCLDSIAPFFQNQGNPLRDILLSFAKNEAYLLSSILATGASIAYRKSNNLEDERNYCAYLSHCLSLLGEQFKNESNVLNRIEPIILTVIMLAWDCIYSMNSQWRSHLKGVTDLFKKINSGNSSKVLNVAKSWFKVMETFASISTVLGGSLIDNNDLDAIFDPYDYQYVDSLKFLNIMTPLNEFNLLRGHKEDFDLVIKEVFKSLNTIRSSEKSYFSKDEGLFTKKLDYLLWSSQPSAEKFKDHLSYFNTQKILVEIDKQLDYEFINKTGIIPSDNQSHPKTSNIHDNAIDMVTLKNGEEIAISWYDISHQTQVLSFLLIVLLKLLGIPKESITIQQVVKRIMSFFKFLNSDSPPHNSRTCYCNFAVLIAGLNAMDEETRAIVKRYYKINGGKFQRLTEHNLNRLEKVWYGKDQSYRLEEQDVLTW, from the coding sequence ATGTTTGAACCTGTCAATATGGATGAAAGTTCCCCACAAGATAAGGAGCTGGCTAAATTTCTCTCCCCACCGGGTAGTTATCTCTCTCCAGCTTCACTAGACAGCAGTTCATCATTCACGAACGGTGGTGAGCGATACAACACTTCGGCTAGCTGTTTTGAACCAAAAAGTAATTTACCCTCTTTGTCGTTTTTAAATGCTAGAGCAGGATCTTTAGGTACCGTATTTAATCATAGACAGATGACTTCGCCTCTGAACTCTAATACTAGAAGTGAAACTTTTGATTCAAGCGCGAACAGTAATAACAGCAGCGATAGTAATGAAAATACAGGATATCCCGCTAGCTCACAACAAAGTGATGATGGGCGTTCTTCTTTGACTCCAAATGCCGCTGTAACTTCAACTGTCAGAGATAAGAAGGGAAATACAGTTAAGCGAAAGTATTCCAGAAATGGGTGTTCTGAatgtaaaagaagaagaatgaaaTGCGACGAAACCAAACCGACTTGTTGGCAGTGTGCAAGGCTAAACCGTGAATGTGTTTACGTTTTAAATCccaaaaataagaaaagaagaacttcCAATACGAACAGGATAAAAGAATCCAGAAAGCATAACAGTATTCATGATGACGATCATCCTCATGGCCCTCACAAGCGTCAGCACCAGTCTAGTAAACCTGAGAAAAAATCACTTCGACCAAACTTAGATGATGACTCCACAGACACAAAGCAAATTATAGACAGCTCTAAGACTGTGCCGTTGAATGAGATAGAATCCTTAGAGATCCCAAACCTTGACCCCACGACTACTATGAACGGTTACGATGTTAACTTACTAATGCAAAATTTAAATGATATGGTTAATATGAAGCTGCAtgattctttcttgttaaaTGAAGAACTAAAAGAATTGGATTTGCCCGATCTGGACATTCCTGAACTCTTACCTGCGCCGAACTCAAATAGCACTGTACCTATATCTTTTTTGGTGAATAATGTAATAACCTTCAATACAAAGTTAAATTCCTTCAAACTGGGTGGTATCCACGATAAATATCTAAAGATATTTTATTACGACTGTTTGGATTCTATCGCcccattttttcaaaaccaaGGAAATCCTCTAAGAGACATTTTACTTTCATTCGCTAAAAATGAGGCTTATCTTTTATCTTCTATTTTAGCTACAGGCGCATCCATAGCATACAGAAAATCCAATAACCTAGAGGATGAACGAAACTATTGCGCGTACTTATCACATTGTCTGAGCCTCTTGGGTGaacaattcaaaaatgaatcgAACGTTTTGAATAGGATAGAACCTATTATTCTAACAGTTATCATGCTTGCCTGGGATTGCATTTACTCGATGAATTCCCAATGGAGATCTCATTTAAAAGGTGTCACAgaccttttcaaaaaaatcaattcCGGGAATTCATCAAAAGTACTGAACGTTGCCAAAAGCTGGTTTAAGGTTATGGAGACATTTGCAAGTATAAGTACGGTATTAGGGGGATCTTTAATTGATAATAATGATCTAGACGCCATTTTCGATCCATATGATTATCAGTATGTTGATTCATTAAAATTTCTGAATATCATGACTCCATTAAATGAGTTTAATCTATTAAGAGGTCATAAAGAAGATTTCGACCTTGTTATTAAGGAAGTCTTTAAATCACTCAATACAATTAGGTcatctgaaaaaagttatttttcaaaagatgaagGTTTGTTCACCAAGAAATTAGATTATTTACTTTGGTCGTCTCAACCTTCGGCcgaaaaatttaaagatCATTTATCATACTTCAATACACAGAAAATTTTAGTGGAGATTGACAAGCAACTAGATTACgaatttatcaacaagACGGGAATTATACCGTCAGACAACCAATCACACCCGAAAACTAGCAACATTCACGACAATGCCATCGATATGGTGACATTGAAGAACGGCGAAGAAATTGCCATTAGTTGGTATGACATTTCGCATCAGACACAAGTTTTATCTTTCTTGTTGATTGTCCTATTAAAACTTTTGGGTATACCGAAAGAATCAATCACTATTCAACAAGTGGTGAAAAGGATAATGtcattttttaaatttttgaacagTGATTCTCCACCTCACAATTCAAGAACTTGCTATTGCAATTTTGCCGTATTGATTGCGGGTTTAAACGCAATGGACGAGGAGACAAGGGCGATTGTTAAAAGATACTATAAGATCAATGGTGGTAAATTCCAAAGACTTACAGAACATAACCTTAATAGACTAGAAAAGGTTTGGTATGGTAAAGATCAAAGTTATAGGctagaagaacaagatgtTTTAACATGGTAg
- the ARO3 gene encoding 3-deoxy-7-phosphoheptulonate synthase ARO3, with protein MFIKNDHAGDRKRLEDWRIKGYDPLTPPDLLQHEYPISSKGEENIVKARDSVCDILNGKDDRLVIVIGPCSLHDPKAAYDYADRLSKISEKLSKDLLIIMRAYLEKPRTTVGWKGLINDPDMDNSFQINKGLRISREMFIKLVEKLPIAGEMLDTISPQFLSDCFSLGAIGARTTESQLHRELASGLSFPIGFKNGTDGGLQVAIDAMRAAAHEHYFLSVTKPGVTAIVGTEGNKDTFLILRGGKNGTNFDKESVQDTKQQLEKAGLTDDSQRRIMIDCSHGNSNKDFKNQPKVAQCIYDQLTEGESNLCGVMIESNINEGRQDIPKEGGREGLKYGCSVTDACIGWDSTEEVLELLAEGVRNRRNVQKK; from the coding sequence ATGTTCATTAAAAACGACCACGCTGGTGACAGAAAACGTTTAGAAGACTGGAGAATCAAAGGTTACGATCCATTAACCCCACCagatcttcttcaacatgAATACCCAATTTCCTCTAaaggtgaagaaaacattgTTAAGGCAAGAGACTCCGTCtgtgatattttgaatggtaAAGATGACCGTCttgtcatcgtcatcgGTCCATGTTCCCTACATGATCCTAAAGCTGCTTACGATTATGCCGACAGATTGTCTAAGATTTCCGAAAAGTTGTCAAAGGACCTATTGATTATTATGAGAGCTTACCTAGAAAAGCCAAGAACTACTGTTGGCTGGAAAGGTTTAATTAATGATCCTGATATGGACAactctttccaaatcaatAAAGGTCTACGGATCTCCAGAGAGATGTTCATAAAACTGGTTGAAAAGTTGCCGATTGCCGGTGAAATGTTGGATACCATCTCTCCACAGTTCTTAAGTGATTGTTTCTCCTTGGGTGCCATCGGTGCCAGAACCACTGAATCCCAACTGCACAGAGAGTTGGCATCTGGTCTATCTTTCCCTATTGGGTTCAAAAACGGTACCGACGGTGGTTTACAAGTCGCCATCGATGCTATGAGAGCCGCTGCTCACGAACATTATTTCCTTTCTGTTACAAAGCCTGGTGTCACTGCCATCGTAGGTACCGAAGGTAATAAGGATactttcttgattttgagaGGTGGTAAGAACGGTACTAACTTTGACAAAGAAAGTGTTCAAGACACCAAACAACAATTGGAAAAAGCCGGTTTAACCGATGACTcccaaagaagaattatGATTGATTGTTCTCACGGTAACAGTAAtaaagatttcaagaatCAACCAAAGGTTGCCCAATGTATCTATGACCAACTGACCGAAGGCGAAAGCAATTTGTGTGGTGTTATGATCGAATCAAACATAAATGAAGGTAGACAAGATATTCCTAAAGAAGGTGGAAGAGAAGGCTTGAAATACGGTTGCTCTGTTACTGATGCTTGTATTGGTTGGGATAGTACCGAGGAAGTTTTGGAGTTATTGGCAGAAGGTGTcagaaacagaagaaacgtccaaaagaaataa
- the EHD3 gene encoding mitochondrial 37S ribosomal protein mS47 has product MLRNALRCAQSSSKYGSKTAIRTFMNTQAQLNSAAVPPVLFTVQDTARVITLNRPKKLNALNTEMAESVFKTLNEYAKSGATNLVILKSSNHPRSFCAGGDVAAVAAYNLNKEFSKSIELFAHEYSLDFQLATYSKPIVAFMDGITMGGGVGLSIHTPFRIATEHTKWAMPEMDIGFFPDVGSTFALPRVITLANSNSQMALYLCLTGEVITGVDAYMLGLASHYVCSENLEALQRRLGELSPTLNNSSQSAAFFGMVNESINEFQSPLPKDYAFRYSKEELNVIETSFNVPKNGTIEDIMKKLSQYEGSTEGRLFAQEIKTKLSTKSPSSLQIALRLIQENSKDHIESAIKRDLYTAANMCMNQDSLVEFSEATKHKLIDKQKGPYPWAKKEQLFTSQLTSITSPKPSLPISLRRNTSNVTWTQYPYHLKYQLPTEKEIEAFIEKKTGDDTGSKVTEKDVLNHFANVDSSRRGKQGIQLLCKAVCERKCEEVNDGLRWK; this is encoded by the coding sequence ATGCTCAGAAACGCATTAAGGTGTGCCCAGTCATCGTCTAAATACGGATCTAAGACTGCAATACGTACATTTATGAATACTCAAGCACAGTTGAATAGCGCTGCCGTCCCCCCTGTATTATTTACAGTGCAGGATACTGCTAGGGTTATAACGCTGAATAGGCCCAAGAAGCTCAATGCCCTGAACACAGAAATGGCTGAATCTGTGTTCAAAACTCTGAATGAGTATGCCAAGAGTGGTGCTACCAATTTAGTTATTTTGAAGTCCTCCAATCATCCTCGGTCGTTCTGTGCTGGTGGAGACGTGGCCGCTGTGGCAGCATATAATTTGAATAAGGAATTCTCGAAATCTATCGAACTATTCGCCCATGAGTATTCTTTGGACTTCCAATTAGCCACTTACTCGAAACCAATTGTCGCTTTCATGGATGGTATCACGATGGGTGGTGGTGTTGGTCTGTCTATTCATACGCCTTTCAGGATCGCTACTGAGCATACCAAATGGGCCATGCCGGAGATGGATATTGGCTTTTTCCCGGACGTAGGTTCAACCTTTGCTCTCCCCAGAGTCATCACATTGGCTAACTCAAACTCACAAATGGCTTTGTATCTATGTCTCACAGGGGAAGTTATCACTGGTGTAGATGCCTATATGCTTGGTTTAGCATCTCATTACGTTTGTAGTGAAAATTTAGAAGCTTTACAAAGAAGATTGGGTGAACTCAGTCCTACATTGAATAACAGTTCACAATCTGCAGcattttttggaatggtTAACGAGTCTATTAATGAATTTCAATCTCCACTGCCAAAAGATTATGCCTTCAGATACtctaaagaagaattgaacGTTATCGAGACTTCTTTCAACGTGCCCAAAAATGGTACCATTGAAGACATCATGAAAAAACTGAGCCAATACGAAGGTTCGACAGAGGGCAGGCTTTTCGCacaagaaatcaaaacaaaattatcAACCAAATCGCCATCTTCTTTACAAATTGCTCTAAGGCTGATCCAAGAGAATTCTAAAGATCACATTGAATCAGCAATCAAAAGAGATCTGTATACGGCTGCTAACATGTGCATGAATCAAGATTCTTTAGTGGAATTTTCAGAAGCCACAAAGCATAAATTGATCGATAAACAGAAAGGGCCATATCCATGGGCCAAGAAAGAGCAATTATTCACATCTCAGTTGACATCTATCACGTCTCCTAAGCCATCATTGCCAATATCATTAAGAAGAAATACCTCGAATGTCACTTGGACTCAGTACCCCTATCATCTGAAGTATCAATTACCAaccgaaaaagaaattgaagcgtttattgaaaagaaaacaggTGATGATACGGGCTCTAAAGTTACCGAAAAAGACGTACTAAATCATTTTGCTAATGTGGATTCCTCTAGAAGAGGGAAACAGGGCATTCAATTATTATGCAAAGCTGTCTGTGAAAGAAAGTGTGAAGAGGTTAATGACGGTCTAAGATGGAAATAA
- the KRS1 gene encoding lysine--tRNA ligase KRS1, with amino-acid sequence MSQQDNVKSATEGVANLHLDETTGEMVSKSELKKRIKQRQVEAKKAAKKATAQPKPASKKKTDLLADLDPSQYFETRSRQIKEMRKTHEPNPYPHKFHVSISNPEFLAKYAHLKKGETLPEEKVSIAGRVHAKRESGSKLKFYVLHGDGVEVQVMSQLQDYCDAASYEKDHDLLKRGDIVGVEGYVGRTQPKKGGEGEISVFVSRVQLLTPCLHMLPADHFGFKDQETRYRKRYLDLIMNKDARSRFITRSEIIRYIRKFLDQRKFIEVETPMMNVIAGGATAKPFVTHHNDLDMDMYMRIAPELFLKQLVVGGLDRVYEIGRQFRNEGIDMTHNPEFTTCEFYQAYADVYDLMDMTELMISEMVKEINGSYIIKYHPDPADPAKELELNFSRPWKRINMIEELEKVFDVKFPAGDQLHTAETGEFLKKVLSDNKLDCAPPLTNARMLDKLVGELEDMCINPTFIFGHPQMMSPLAKYSRDQPGLCERFEVFVATKEICNAYTELNDPFDQRARFEEQARQKDQGDDEAQLVDETFCDALEYGLPPTGGWGCGIDRLAMFLTDSNTIREVLLFPTLKPDVLRDEVKKEEEK; translated from the coding sequence ATGTCCCAACAAGATAACGTTAAGTCCGCCACTGAAGGTGTCGCTAACCTACACCTCGATGAAACCACCGGGGAAATGGTCTCCAAGTCTGAATTGAAGAAGCGTATCAAGCAAAGACAAGTTGAAGCCAAAAAGGCTGCCAAAAAGGCAACTGCCCAACCAAAACCAGCttctaagaaaaagacagaCTTATTAGCCGATCTGGATCCATCGCAATATTTCGAGACTAGATCCCGtcaaatcaaagaaatgagAAAGACCCACGAACCAAATCCATACCCACACAAATTCCACGTTTCCATTTCTAATCCTGAATTTTTGGCCAAATATGcccatttgaaaaaaggtgAAACCTTACCTGAAGAAAAGGTGTCTATCGCCGGTAGAGTCCATGCTAAGAGAGAATCCGGTTccaaattgaaattttacgTCCTTCATGGTGACGGTGTTGAAGTCCAGGTAATGTCGCAATTGCAAGATTACTGCGACGCAGCCTCTTACGAAAAGGACCATgaccttttgaaaagaggtGATATCGTTGGTGTTGAAGGTTACGTCGGAAGAACCCAACCAAAGAAGGGAGGTGAAGGTGAAATCTCTGTCTTTGTCAGCAGAGTCCAATTGTTGACTCCATGTTTGCACATGTTGCCTGCCGACCATTTCGGTTTCAAAGACCAAGAAACCAGATACAGAAAGCGTTATTTGGACTTGATCATGAACAAAGACGCCAGAAGTCGTTTCATTACTCGTTCTGAAATCATTCGTTACATTAGAAAGTTCTTGGACCAGAGGAAGTTTATTGAAGTGGAAACTCCAATGATGAACGTCATTGCTGGTGGTGCCACCGCTAAGCCATTCGTCACTCACCACAATGACCTGGATATGGACATGTACATGAGAATTGCTCCAgaactgtttttgaaacaatTAGTTGTTGGTGGTTTGGACCGTGTTTATGAAATCGGTAGACAGTTCCGAAATGAAGGTATTGATATGACCCATAACCCAGAATTCACTACCTGTGAGTTTTATCAAGCTTATGCTGACGTTTACGATTTGATGGACATGACTGAATTGATGATTTCGGAAATGGTGAAGGAAATTAACGGTTCTTATATCATCAAGTACCATCCAGACCCAGCTGATCCAGCTAAAGAACTCGAACTAAACTTTTCTAGACCatggaaaagaatcaacatgattgaagaattggaaaaagtaTTCGACGTCAAATTCCCAGCCGGTGATCAATTGCATACCGCTGAAACTggtgaatttttgaaaaaggtcCTTTCCGATAATAAATTGGACTGTGCACCTCCACTAACCAATGCTCGTATGTTGGACAAGCTTGTTGGTGAATTAGAAGACATGTGTATCAACCCAACTTTCATCTTCGGTCACCCACAAATGATGTCTCCATTAGCCAAATACTCAAGAGATCAACCAGGTCTATGTGAACGTTTTGAAGTCTTTGTTGCTACAAAAGAGATTTGTAACGCTTACACTGAACTGAATGATCCATTTGACCAAAGAGCACGTTTCGAAGAACAAGCTAGACAAAAGGACCAAGGTGATGACGAAGCTCAACTAGTCGACGAAACATTCTGTGACGCTCTAGAATACGGTTTACCACCAACCGGTGGTTGGGGTTGTGGTATCGATAGATTGGCCATGTTCTTGACCGACTCCAACACAATTAGAGAAGTCTTGTTGTTCCCAACTTTGAAACCTGATGTATTAAGAGACGAAGttaagaaggaagaagaaaaataa